The following are encoded in a window of Flavobacterium sp. WC2421 genomic DNA:
- a CDS encoding YMGG-like glycine zipper-containing protein, giving the protein MKALYILVLSVVLFSCKNQVKMDAQATKEETIDSMKVAIEKQKVIDSMQVEMAKVESQKEVVVVNQPATSSSTTSTTTTTTQKKGWSSTAKGAVIGAGVGAATGAIISKKKVQGAIIGGIAGAGVGAGTGAIIDGSKK; this is encoded by the coding sequence ATGAAAGCTTTATACATACTAGTATTATCAGTTGTGCTATTTTCTTGTAAAAATCAAGTAAAAATGGATGCTCAAGCAACTAAGGAAGAAACAATCGATTCAATGAAAGTAGCAATAGAGAAACAAAAAGTGATTGATTCGATGCAAGTTGAAATGGCTAAAGTAGAATCTCAAAAAGAAGTTGTTGTCGTAAATCAGCCAGCAACATCTAGTTCTACAACTTCCACTACCACGACTACCACTCAGAAGAAAGGGTGGAGTAGTACTGCCAAAGGCGCTGTTATTGGAGCGGGTGTAGGTGCTGCAACTGGAGCTATTATTAGTAAGAAAAAAGTTCAGGGAGCTATAATTGGTGGTATTGCTGGTGCTGGTGTAGGTGCAGGTACTGGAGCAATTATAGATGGAAGTAAAAAATAA
- a CDS encoding flavin reductase family protein yields the protein MKQLSILDLSKMGRVERLNLINSCTGYKSANLIATKSIYGKSNIAIFSSVTHLGSDPALIGFIVRPTTVPRDTYKNIKETGYFTVNHVTESMIADAHHTSANYDTGVSEFEKTNLEEEYKDNIKVPFAKGSPIQLYCKYVNEYYIKENDTIHVIASIEDLFFEENLRHDDGWLQIDKGNVVALNGLDGYCLPKLIDRFQYARKDTPTQSFLK from the coding sequence ATGAAACAATTATCAATATTAGATCTATCCAAAATGGGACGAGTAGAACGATTGAATTTAATTAATTCGTGTACTGGATATAAATCGGCTAATTTAATTGCAACAAAATCTATCTATGGAAAATCAAATATTGCTATTTTTAGTAGTGTTACTCATCTAGGCAGTGACCCTGCCTTGATTGGATTCATCGTTCGACCTACAACAGTTCCAAGAGATACTTATAAAAACATTAAAGAGACTGGCTATTTTACTGTAAATCACGTGACCGAATCGATGATTGCTGATGCGCATCATACATCTGCCAATTATGACACTGGAGTTTCAGAATTTGAAAAGACTAATTTGGAAGAAGAATACAAGGATAATATAAAAGTACCCTTTGCAAAAGGAAGTCCCATTCAATTGTATTGCAAATATGTAAATGAATATTATATTAAAGAAAATGACACTATACATGTCATTGCATCCATTGAGGATTTATTTTTTGAAGAAAACTTGAGACATGATGATGGATGGTTACAAATCGACAAAGGAAATGTTGTAGCGCTAAATGGCTTAGATGGATATTGCTTACCCAAATTAATTGACCGATTCCAATATGCTAGAAAAGACACACCTACTCAATCATTTTTAAAATAG